One Baekduia alba genomic window, ACCTTGACGTGCCGCGTTCCCGCGGTCATGGCGACCGTCGTGGACGCGATCACGCGACCGCTCTGACCGGCGCCCCACGCCGGGTAGCCGCCGTCGCTCACCGCGCAGGCGTCCAGCCCGAAGCTGGCCAGGTCGGCCAGCGACGAGTCGCTGGTCGGCGCCGGGCAGCTGCTCGTGTACACCGGGATCGAGCCGGTCAGGCCCGACCACAGGTACACGCGCGCGGTGCCGGTGCCGGTCGACGTGACGTCCAGCTCGGCGGAGTCGCCGTTGAGCTTGACGTTGTCGATCGTCAGCCGGTTGCCGGCCGGCGCCGGCGTGCGGCCCGCGATCGGCACGCCGTTGCGGGCCGACTGCGCGATGGTCTGCGGGGACTTCGTGCCGTCGAGGTTGGAGCTCGACACCGTCGGGAGGTCCGGCGTGGTGGGCCGGCCGGCCGGCGGCGTGTAGTTGTCCACCTTGGCGTGACCCCAGCGGTACGGCGCGGCCTGCACGCCGCCGATGCTCGACCACGCCAGGCGGCTCTGCCCGACGTCGATGTGCCGGAGCACGCCGTTGGCCGAGTTGTCGTCGTTGTCGTACGGCGTGATGTTCAACGCCATGTTGTCGGGATCGACGGCCGCCGGCAGGTCGGCCATCGGGATCTTGACCTCGAGGCTGTAGCCGCCGCCCGCGTAGGCGTGGCTGACCGACGTCGCGTTCGTGCCGACCCAGTTGGCGGTCGACGCGACCTGGACGCCCGGCGCGTTCGGGGCGTTGGCGACCGTGTTGGCCAGCGGCCCGGTCGAGTAGCCCTGGTGGTTGTCGGCGTCGCGCTCCCAGCACGGGCCGTTGACGCCGTTGCCGTTGGACCCGGTTGGGTCGTTCGTGTAGGGGAAGACCCCCAGCTTGAACGTGTTGGCCGTGTCGTAGGTGGTGTCGTTCGCGGTGCCGCGCGGGTCGATCAGGATCTCGACCGAGTCCGCGAGCCAGTGCGCCACGCACTCCGACGGCGAGATCGCGTAGCCCTGGAAGTCGTCCACGACGTGGACGAAGAAGTACAGGGCGTCATCGCGCTGCGCGACCTTCGCGTAGCTGCCGGGCCCGCAGTCCGCGGCGTCGGCGCACGCGGCGCCCTCCCAGACCCGGCCGAGGTCGAGCGACGGCCCGGTGTAGGTGCTGTCCTCGACGCCGTCGACCACCGGATCGGCGGTCGCCTCCGGGATCGTCGTCGTCGGCACGACCGCCATGGTCAAGGACTCCGACGAGGGGTTGGACCCCGAGGTGTTCGTGGTGGCGATCGTGAACGTCGAGGTCTGCGTCGCCGGGAGCGACGAGTCCGTGTTGGTGATGGCGAAGTCGACCGTGTCCTCGGCGCCCGCGGCGAGCGAGCTATAGGCCTTGGTCGCCGAGTCCGCCGTGTAGTTGGACGGCAGCGTCAGCGTGACGTTGCCCGACTGGTTCGTCGAGGACCAGTTGTGCACCCGTACCTTGATGGTCTTGGTCTCCCCCAGCCCGATCGACTGCAGGGCCTGCGACCGGCCGAGGCGCCGGGCCTCCGGCGCGGTGCCCTCCACCCACTGGTCGTACTCCTTCCACTCGCCCCAGCGGTCGAGGCGGCCCTCGACGGGCGCGACCATGCGGACCACGTTGTCGGTGTACCCGGTCGCCGATCCGGAGGTCACGAGGGCCGAGATCTTGTAGTTGGCGTCCAACGGCGTGACGTTCACCGGCGGCGTCACCGTGAAGCTCGCGGTGGTCTCGGCGGACGACGTCGTGGCCGGCAGGTCCTTGGTGGCCTGGTCGACCGACCAGCCGGCCGGCACGTTGAGCGCCACGCCGTTGGTCTGCGCCGCGATCGGGCCGCCGCCCGACTTCAGCCGCACCGTCGCGGTGAACGCGCGGCCCGGGATGTTGTAGAAGTCGGAGAACGTGATCCGCTCGGTGCTGCCCAGCGGGAAGCCGCCCGGGTCCTGGACCGAGGCCCCGTACAGGATCGCGTCGTCCCTGCCGGCCAGCGGGTTGGCGTTTCCGCTCACCGTGTTGGGCTGGAACGGGACCGTCGCGTAGGTCTGACCGAAGCGCGAGCAGCCCGGATCGGCGGTGGTCTGCCGCATCGTGCGGCTCTGCGTCGGGTAGGCGGACTGCCCCTCGGCGGCGACCTGCGCCCAGCTCTTGGCCGAGCCCGCCGGCCGACCCTGGACGTTGTCCGGAGCCCAGGAGTACGGCGAGTCATAGCCGGTCCAGACGCCCGCGACGGTGTCGACGTTCGTCGCGGCCGGGACGAAGCCCGTCGTGCAGCTCGCGGCGTTGGGGTTGCCGCCGGTGCCGGTGGTCGAGCCGCCGGAGAACACCTTCTTGACCTGCCAGGTGCTCAGCGCGTTCGGGCCCGTCAGCTGCTCGGGGAACATGGTCGGGTCGGCCGCGGCCTTCATGCCCTCCCAGATGTACCGGCCGGCCTGCTGGTGGTTGCCGTGGCCGGCGCCCTGGAGCGTCGGGGTGAAGCCGATGTAGATGTCGGGCTGGGTCATGCGGATGACCCGCGTGATCCGCCGCAGCGTCTCGTCGTGATCCCAGAAGTGCTGGGTCAGCGGCGCGCTCAGGTTGTAGAAGAAGTCGACGCGGTCCAGGTTGAAGATGTCGACGGTCCCGGACCGGTAGTGCGCGACGCGGTCCTCGTTCTCGCGCCGCAGCCCGAGGTCGGGGCCGATCTCGGTGCCGGCGCCGTTGCCGCCGCCCTCACCGCGCGTGACCATGATGATCCCGCACTTGGTGCCGTAGCGCTGGTGCCACACGCCGCACGGCCCGATGATGCTGGTGTCGTCGTCCGGGTGCGCCCACTCACCCATGACGTTGATCTTCACGGCCTTGCTCGCCGTGTACGGCGATGCCGGCGCCGCGAAGGCCGACCCCGCCAGGCTCAGGACGGTCCCCACGACCGTTGCCGCAACAACGCAGAAGCGCCTCACTGCCCCTCCCCACTTTCGAACGTCTTCGAACAGCCGGATGTGCGAAGACGCTAATTCAGGAAGGAGTCGCGTGTCAACCTGGATTGCTCGCGCACAACTCCGAACATCGGAGTGAAGGCGCCTAGGCGGCGGAGGTGACCTTGCGCAGGTGGCGCGGCGCGCCTGGGTCGATGCCCTTCGCGAGCGCGAGCGACCACGCCAGCAGCTGGCCCGGCAACACGGACAACATGGGCGTGAGCAGCGGGTCCCGCGCCGCGGGCGGCGTGGGCAGCGTGAACGCCGCGCCCTCCAGCGCGGCGGCGGCCGGTCCGGCGGCGAGCACCGGCGCCCCGGCGTCGTGGGCGCGGGCCACCGCCTCGACGACCGCCGGCAGCGTCGCGTCGGGCGAGGCGATCGCGTACAGCGGCACCCCGGCGTCGAGTGCCGCGACCGGCCCGTG contains:
- a CDS encoding PIG-L family deacetylase, which produces MGTVLSLAGSAFAAPASPYTASKAVKINVMGEWAHPDDDTSIIGPCGVWHQRYGTKCGIIMVTRGEGGGNGAGTEIGPDLGLRRENEDRVAHYRSGTVDIFNLDRVDFFYNLSAPLTQHFWDHDETLRRITRVIRMTQPDIYIGFTPTLQGAGHGNHQQAGRYIWEGMKAAADPTMFPEQLTGPNALSTWQVKKVFSGGSTTGTGGNPNAASCTTGFVPAATNVDTVAGVWTGYDSPYSWAPDNVQGRPAGSAKSWAQVAAEGQSAYPTQSRTMRQTTADPGCSRFGQTYATVPFQPNTVSGNANPLAGRDDAILYGASVQDPGGFPLGSTERITFSDFYNIPGRAFTATVRLKSGGGPIAAQTNGVALNVPAGWSVDQATKDLPATTSSAETTASFTVTPPVNVTPLDANYKISALVTSGSATGYTDNVVRMVAPVEGRLDRWGEWKEYDQWVEGTAPEARRLGRSQALQSIGLGETKTIKVRVHNWSSTNQSGNVTLTLPSNYTADSATKAYSSLAAGAEDTVDFAITNTDSSLPATQTSTFTIATTNTSGSNPSSESLTMAVVPTTTIPEATADPVVDGVEDSTYTGPSLDLGRVWEGAACADAADCGPGSYAKVAQRDDALYFFVHVVDDFQGYAISPSECVAHWLADSVEILIDPRGTANDTTYDTANTFKLGVFPYTNDPTGSNGNGVNGPCWERDADNHQGYSTGPLANTVANAPNAPGVQVASTANWVGTNATSVSHAYAGGGYSLEVKIPMADLPAAVDPDNMALNITPYDNDDNSANGVLRHIDVGQSRLAWSSIGGVQAAPYRWGHAKVDNYTPPAGRPTTPDLPTVSSSNLDGTKSPQTIAQSARNGVPIAGRTPAPAGNRLTIDNVKLNGDSAELDVTSTGTGTARVYLWSGLTGSIPVYTSSCPAPTSDSSLADLASFGLDACAVSDGGYPAWGAGQSGRVIASTTVAMTAGTRHVKVPLDAAGRAKLAKDGSALVSYLTPDDAVQALALPLAQAKLTVGAADVADADGPAQVELRARLTGTTPFPGAVTGSVQFAVDGQDVGSPVKVDGDGRAVLATAAIADVDGHTVTARYSGDGDYMARSASYAAPDTTGPQGPAGPAGPTGPAGPAGPKGDKGPKGDKGSKVVIAVTCSTSGKTAKCTIKELNATSKSTKLKASAHLFGTKANVTRTARGTVRLTVKAKHRLSRRQRVVVTVTKDGRKATSTVTATGKAAPKITIK